In a single window of the Saccharothrix australiensis genome:
- a CDS encoding restriction endonuclease, which yields MPKKKRRARKKSSNGVVGALVFVGALAALQLARVVADNPVPFVVAGSSAACAAAAVGVWWVRRRLARARLQAERDRVITSTDGMSGRDFEHWTARLLRRSGCTDVEVVGRAGDAGADVVARSPHGGRVVVQCKRYDHLATKVGSPDVQRFAGTARHVHHADHALLITTTGYTRPARDLAATVGITLVDRDLLAEWARTGVAPPSTGIGRPAVDEHHGARGQT from the coding sequence ATGCCGAAGAAGAAGCGCCGCGCGCGGAAGAAGTCGTCCAACGGAGTCGTCGGCGCCTTGGTCTTCGTCGGGGCGCTGGCGGCACTTCAGCTGGCCAGGGTCGTCGCGGACAACCCGGTGCCGTTCGTGGTCGCCGGGTCGTCCGCCGCGTGCGCGGCGGCGGCGGTCGGCGTGTGGTGGGTGCGGCGGCGGCTGGCCCGCGCCCGGTTGCAGGCGGAGCGCGACCGGGTCATCACCTCCACCGACGGGATGAGCGGCCGGGACTTCGAGCACTGGACCGCCCGGCTGCTGCGGCGTTCGGGCTGCACGGACGTCGAGGTGGTCGGCCGCGCCGGCGACGCGGGCGCGGACGTCGTCGCCCGGAGCCCGCACGGCGGCCGGGTCGTCGTGCAGTGCAAGCGGTACGACCACCTCGCGACCAAGGTCGGCAGCCCCGACGTGCAGCGGTTCGCGGGCACGGCCCGGCACGTCCACCACGCCGACCACGCCCTGCTGATCACGACGACCGGCTACACGAGACCGGCACGGGACCTGGCCGCGACCGTCGGCATCACCCTGGTGGACCGCGACCTGCTGGCGGAGTGGGCGCGCACGGGCGTCGCGCCGCCGTCGACGGGCATCGGACGACCGGCCGTCGACGAGCACCACGGCGCGAGGGGCCAGACCTGA
- a CDS encoding ABC transporter ATP-binding protein, whose translation MPVSGISGTTDRGSPTRRKAVLLALRCYGRELRRQRAHAVPALLLPALGNTCLLYVAPLVVATLVGHLAAGGDSSFGAVLPYVLGFAALLLLAEGLWRAGVHCLNRTDGRGIERLAVDGMEELLGKDAAFFHDNFAGSLTKRVISFAARFEEFVDTLAFSVVANVVPLAFACVVLWRYDPLLVAVLLGLIVVTACVIAPLVRRRQVLVDEREAAIARVAGHVADTLGNMETVRAFAAEPREAAEHRARVAEQRRLTIRSWDYGNLRIETVVAPMSVLTNALGLLVAVGLADGRLGVEAILVTFAYFSNATRIMYEFNQIYRRLESSLTEAAQFTELMLTPPTVVDPPSPEPLRPKDAGVRFDGVTFAHTPERPLFDGLDLHIPSGHKVGLVGRSGSGKTTLTRLLLRLMDVDGGRILVGGQDIAKLRQADLRGRIAYVPQEPAMFHRSLRENIAFARPGASEADILRAARAAHVTEFAEALPDGFDTLVGERGVKLSGGQRQRVALARAILRDAPLLLLDEATSALDSENEILVQDALWKLMADRTALVVAHRLSTVVRMDRLVVLDGGRVLEQGTHDELLRAQGPYARLWHHQSGGFLGEDEPAEDEPTTVR comes from the coding sequence ATGCCAGTGTCCGGGATCTCCGGCACCACCGACCGCGGTTCACCCACCCGGAGGAAGGCGGTGCTGCTGGCGCTGCGCTGCTACGGCCGCGAGCTGCGCCGCCAGCGCGCGCACGCCGTGCCCGCGCTGCTGTTGCCCGCGCTGGGCAACACCTGCCTGCTCTACGTCGCGCCCCTGGTCGTCGCCACGCTGGTCGGCCACCTCGCGGCCGGCGGCGACAGCTCGTTCGGGGCCGTGCTGCCGTACGTGCTCGGGTTCGCCGCGCTGCTGCTGCTCGCCGAAGGTCTGTGGCGGGCGGGCGTGCACTGCCTCAACCGCACCGACGGCCGCGGCATCGAGCGGCTCGCCGTCGACGGCATGGAGGAACTGCTGGGCAAGGACGCGGCGTTCTTCCACGACAACTTCGCGGGCTCGCTGACGAAACGGGTGATCAGCTTCGCCGCCCGGTTCGAGGAGTTCGTCGACACCCTGGCGTTCTCGGTCGTCGCGAACGTCGTGCCGCTGGCGTTCGCGTGCGTGGTGCTGTGGCGCTATGACCCGCTGCTGGTCGCCGTCCTGCTCGGCCTCATCGTGGTCACGGCTTGCGTCATCGCGCCGCTCGTCCGCCGCCGCCAGGTGCTGGTCGACGAGCGGGAGGCGGCCATCGCGCGCGTGGCCGGCCACGTCGCCGACACCCTGGGGAACATGGAGACGGTGCGCGCCTTCGCCGCCGAGCCCCGCGAGGCGGCGGAGCACCGGGCGCGGGTCGCCGAGCAGCGGAGGCTCACGATCCGGTCGTGGGACTACGGCAACCTGCGCATCGAAACCGTGGTCGCGCCGATGTCCGTGCTCACCAACGCGTTGGGCCTGCTCGTGGCGGTCGGCCTCGCCGACGGCAGGCTCGGTGTGGAGGCGATCCTGGTGACGTTCGCGTACTTCTCCAACGCCACCCGGATCATGTATGAGTTTAATCAAATCTACCGCCGGTTGGAGAGTTCGCTCACCGAGGCCGCGCAGTTCACCGAGCTGATGCTCACGCCGCCGACGGTGGTGGACCCTCCGTCGCCGGAACCACTGCGGCCGAAGGACGCCGGGGTGCGCTTCGACGGCGTGACCTTCGCGCACACCCCGGAGCGCCCGCTGTTCGACGGCCTGGACCTGCACATCCCCAGCGGGCACAAGGTCGGGCTGGTGGGGCGTTCCGGCAGCGGCAAGACGACCCTGACCAGGTTGCTGCTGCGGCTGATGGACGTCGACGGCGGCCGCATCCTGGTGGGCGGCCAGGACATCGCGAAGCTGCGCCAGGCCGACCTGCGCGGCCGGATCGCGTACGTGCCGCAGGAGCCCGCCATGTTCCACCGGTCGCTGCGGGAGAACATCGCCTTCGCCCGGCCGGGCGCGAGCGAAGCCGACATCCTGCGGGCGGCGCGGGCGGCCCACGTGACCGAGTTCGCCGAGGCGCTGCCCGACGGGTTCGACACGCTGGTCGGCGAACGCGGCGTCAAGCTGTCCGGCGGGCAGCGCCAGCGCGTCGCCCTGGCGCGGGCGATCCTGCGCGACGCGCCCCTCCTGCTGCTGGACGAGGCGACCAGCGCCCTGGACTCCGAGAACGAGATCCTGGTGCAGGACGCGCTGTGGAAGCTGATGGCGGACCGCACGGCCCTGGTCGTGGCGCACCGCCTGAGCACGGTGGTCCGGATGGACCGGCTGGTGGTGCTGGACGGGGGTCGCGTCCTGGAGCAGGGCACGCACGACGAGCTGCTGCGGGCACAGGGCCCTTACGCCCGCCTGTGGCACCACCAGTCCGGCGGGTTCCTGGGCGAGGACGAGCCGGCCGAGGACGAGCCGACCACCGTGCGCTGA
- a CDS encoding TetR/AcrR family transcriptional regulator, producing the protein MSTAERIASAALAILLDEGADAVTMRRVAAEVGVTPMATYRHYPNRDALLRAVVDAAVADLTAGWGRRGDRGTFEERLDGLTDDFLDFALGKPNLYRFVVTERREGARRFPEDFRTGGSPTFAPVLDAVSRAVRDGDLRDGDPVELTLAVTTPAMGLVQLYHGGRIALSEQDFRALCKRTIERVLDGLRP; encoded by the coding sequence ATGAGCACCGCGGAACGGATCGCCTCGGCGGCGTTGGCGATCCTGCTGGACGAAGGGGCCGACGCCGTCACCATGCGGCGGGTGGCCGCCGAGGTCGGCGTCACGCCGATGGCCACCTACCGCCACTACCCCAACCGGGACGCCCTGCTGCGCGCCGTGGTCGACGCCGCCGTCGCCGACCTCACCGCCGGCTGGGGCCGGCGCGGCGACCGGGGCACGTTCGAGGAGCGGCTGGACGGGCTCACCGACGACTTCCTCGACTTCGCCCTGGGCAAGCCGAACCTGTACCGGTTCGTGGTCACCGAACGGCGGGAGGGCGCGCGGCGGTTCCCCGAGGACTTCCGCACGGGCGGCTCGCCCACGTTCGCCCCCGTGCTGGACGCCGTCAGCCGGGCCGTCCGCGACGGCGACCTGCGCGACGGCGACCCGGTGGAACTCACCCTCGCCGTCACCACGCCCGCGATGGGGCTCGTCCAGCTCTACCACGGAGGGCGCATCGCGTTGTCCGAACAAGACTTCCGAGCGCTGTGCAAGCGCACGATCGAAAGGGTCCTCGATGGACTCAGGCCGTGA
- a CDS encoding nitrilase-related carbon-nitrogen hydrolase, giving the protein MDSGRDLVKAGCAVACSAPLFFLGTGFEPVAALTWVAPLPVLLLAPRVPAPLAAGGAFLAFLLGTANGWAFQLRSHDTPMLPVGLLIDVGMSLTFALAVLAFRLPAVRGRALAAAVGAPAAWTGLLYVVSVSNPMGLMGTFANHQADVPLVLQTAAVTGMWGVEFLVLLAPSAVAALFAPGVTGAARLRTAVVVPVVFGVALGGGALRLAGTGGGTTGRVAAVATNQEVWAPDLATPAGRDLVAAYADHIAALPEGVRAVVLPEQSFRSTEARPAVLHEPMSRLARERNMDVVVGFAHLDGDVKYNYAVVFRAEGGEPATYLKHWDRVSPRGDTPVVTAAGAGVAICLDVNHSTPTREYAAAGTGLLLVPASDEGDNGRQHSRVALLRGVEHGQAVVWSARTGVPLVADGHGRVVADARTGGDGPFTTVVADVPTGPGATPYTRFGDWFAWLCLATALAVVVTARRRPLRNR; this is encoded by the coding sequence ATGGACTCAGGCCGTGATCTCGTGAAGGCCGGGTGCGCGGTCGCGTGCTCGGCGCCGCTGTTCTTCCTGGGCACGGGTTTCGAGCCCGTCGCCGCGCTGACCTGGGTGGCGCCGCTGCCGGTGCTGCTGCTCGCGCCGAGGGTGCCCGCACCGCTCGCCGCGGGCGGCGCGTTCCTCGCTTTCCTGCTCGGCACCGCGAACGGCTGGGCGTTCCAACTGCGGTCGCACGACACGCCGATGCTGCCCGTGGGGCTGCTGATCGACGTGGGGATGTCGTTGACGTTCGCGCTGGCCGTCCTCGCGTTCCGGTTGCCCGCCGTGCGGGGCCGGGCGTTGGCTGCCGCCGTGGGCGCGCCCGCCGCGTGGACGGGCCTGCTGTACGTGGTGTCGGTGTCCAACCCGATGGGGCTGATGGGCACCTTCGCGAACCACCAGGCCGACGTGCCGCTGGTGCTCCAGACCGCGGCGGTGACCGGCATGTGGGGTGTCGAGTTCCTGGTGCTGCTCGCGCCGTCCGCCGTGGCCGCGCTGTTCGCCCCCGGCGTGACCGGGGCGGCCCGGCTGCGGACGGCGGTGGTGGTGCCGGTGGTGTTCGGCGTGGCGCTGGGCGGGGGAGCGCTGCGGCTCGCCGGCACCGGCGGTGGCACGACCGGGCGCGTCGCCGCGGTCGCCACCAACCAGGAGGTGTGGGCGCCGGACCTCGCCACCCCGGCCGGCCGGGACCTCGTCGCCGCCTACGCGGACCACATCGCGGCCCTGCCCGAAGGCGTGCGGGCCGTGGTGCTGCCCGAGCAGTCGTTCCGGTCGACCGAAGCCCGCCCCGCCGTGCTCCACGAGCCGATGAGCCGCCTCGCGCGCGAGCGGAACATGGACGTCGTGGTCGGCTTCGCGCACCTGGACGGCGACGTCAAGTACAACTACGCCGTCGTGTTCCGCGCCGAAGGCGGTGAACCGGCCACCTACCTCAAGCACTGGGACCGGGTCAGCCCGCGCGGCGACACCCCGGTCGTCACGGCGGCGGGGGCCGGTGTGGCGATCTGCCTCGACGTCAACCACTCCACCCCGACCCGCGAGTACGCGGCGGCGGGCACCGGGCTCCTGCTGGTGCCCGCGTCCGACGAGGGCGACAACGGCCGCCAGCACAGCAGGGTGGCGTTGCTGCGGGGCGTGGAGCACGGTCAGGCCGTCGTCTGGTCGGCCCGCACCGGCGTCCCGCTCGTCGCCGACGGGCACGGCCGGGTCGTGGCGGACGCGCGCACCGGCGGCGACGGGCCGTTCACGACGGTCGTGGCGGACGTGCCCACCGGTCCGGGCGCGACCCCCTACACCCGGTTCGGCGACTGGTTCGCGTGGCTGTGCCTCGCGACGGCGCTCGCCGTCGTCGTCACCGCCCGCCGACGACCGCTCCGGAACCGCTGA
- a CDS encoding S8 family serine peptidase → MDANSEDAVAGSYIVVLKDRDQVDTLATKAGIKVTHRYQSVVDGFAATMSEEQAKQLAADPAVASVVQDRKVRKSGVQPTPPSWGLDRIDQRDVPLDNSYTYPNTGKDVHVYVIDTGIRTTHQDFGGRATFDYNALDNNNTDCDGHGTHVAGTVGGAAVGVAKEVKLHAVKVLGCEGEGTVGGVVAGLDWVTTNKIQPAVVNMSLGAGENNLLDSAVRRTIAAGITVVVAAGNSKADACRQSPARVPEAITVGSTGRTDQRSVFSNFGTCTDLFAPGEDIFSTSNSADDEGTEMSGTSMASPHVAGVAALNLLANPAANPAAVRDAIVNGATKDRVTDPGAGSPNVLLHASVPPAQPGPDRLVRGEQLAPGQSRTSLNGQFRLVLQFDGNLVLYTADRKALWASNTKGANVTRAVLQEDGDFALYSPDGARRWHTNTAGSTADRLIVQNDDNVVLYGPSREVLWHRKQR, encoded by the coding sequence GTGGACGCGAACAGCGAGGACGCTGTCGCGGGTAGCTACATCGTGGTGCTGAAGGACCGCGACCAGGTGGACACGCTCGCCACCAAGGCGGGGATCAAGGTCACCCACCGGTACCAGTCGGTGGTCGACGGGTTCGCGGCCACCATGAGCGAGGAGCAGGCCAAGCAGCTCGCCGCCGACCCGGCGGTGGCGTCCGTGGTGCAGGACCGCAAGGTCCGCAAGTCGGGCGTGCAGCCCACGCCACCGTCCTGGGGCCTCGACCGGATCGACCAGCGCGACGTGCCGCTGGACAACTCGTACACCTACCCGAACACGGGTAAGGACGTGCACGTCTACGTGATCGACACGGGCATCCGGACGACGCACCAGGACTTCGGCGGTCGCGCGACGTTCGACTACAACGCCCTCGACAACAACAACACCGACTGCGACGGGCACGGCACGCACGTGGCCGGCACGGTCGGCGGCGCCGCGGTCGGCGTGGCCAAGGAAGTCAAGCTGCACGCCGTGAAGGTGCTCGGCTGCGAGGGCGAGGGCACCGTCGGCGGCGTCGTCGCCGGGCTCGACTGGGTCACCACGAACAAGATCCAGCCCGCCGTGGTGAACATGAGCCTCGGCGCGGGCGAGAACAACCTGCTCGACTCGGCCGTGCGCCGGACGATCGCGGCCGGCATCACCGTCGTGGTGGCGGCGGGCAACAGCAAGGCCGACGCGTGCCGCCAGTCGCCCGCCAGGGTGCCCGAGGCGATCACCGTCGGCTCCACGGGCCGGACCGACCAGCGCTCGGTGTTCTCCAACTTCGGCACCTGCACCGACCTGTTCGCGCCGGGTGAGGACATCTTCTCCACCTCGAACTCCGCGGACGACGAGGGCACGGAGATGAGCGGGACGTCGATGGCGTCGCCGCACGTCGCCGGCGTGGCCGCGCTGAACCTGCTCGCGAACCCGGCCGCCAACCCGGCCGCGGTGCGGGACGCGATCGTCAACGGCGCCACCAAGGACCGCGTCACCGACCCCGGCGCCGGCTCGCCGAACGTGCTGCTGCACGCGTCGGTGCCGCCCGCGCAGCCCGGTCCGGACCGCCTGGTGCGCGGCGAGCAGCTGGCGCCCGGCCAGTCCCGCACGTCGCTGAACGGCCAGTTCCGCCTGGTGCTCCAGTTCGACGGCAACCTGGTCCTGTACACGGCGGACCGCAAGGCGCTGTGGGCCAGCAACACCAAGGGCGCCAACGTGACCCGCGCGGTGCTCCAGGAGGACGGCGACTTCGCGCTGTACTCGCCGGACGGCGCCCGGCGCTGGCACACCAACACCGCGGGCTCCACGGCCGACCGCCTGATCGTCCAGAACGACGACAACGTCGTGCTGTACGGCCCGTCGCGCGAGGTCCTCTGGCACCGCAAGCAGAGGTAG
- a CDS encoding SDR family NAD(P)-dependent oxidoreductase produces the protein MDLGFTDRKVLVTGGASGIGLACARAFRAEGARVVALDRARGPADVDTVLADVTDEPGLAEAVTTAVRRLGGLDVVVGCAGISGPVGTPLVDTSAADLAAVLAVNVTGQLLLAKHTYPHLATGGAIVFLASDSAFVATPGMAPYCASKGAVVALTRALAVELDRVRVNCVCPSVVDTPMARADLGDEAIDHADFPVQRVEDVARQVLFLAGPHARPVNGQALLSDFGFSARSSFPA, from the coding sequence ATGGATCTGGGGTTCACCGACCGGAAGGTGCTGGTCACCGGAGGGGCGTCCGGGATCGGGCTGGCCTGCGCCCGCGCGTTCCGGGCCGAAGGGGCGCGCGTGGTAGCGCTGGACCGGGCCCGCGGGCCGGCCGACGTCGACACGGTGCTCGCGGACGTCACGGACGAACCGGGCCTGGCCGAGGCCGTGACGACCGCCGTGCGGCGGCTGGGCGGGCTGGACGTGGTGGTTGGCTGCGCGGGCATCTCCGGCCCGGTGGGCACCCCGCTGGTGGACACGTCGGCGGCCGACCTGGCGGCGGTGCTGGCGGTGAACGTCACCGGGCAGCTCCTGCTGGCCAAGCACACCTACCCGCACCTGGCGACCGGTGGCGCGATCGTGTTCCTGGCCAGCGACTCGGCGTTCGTGGCGACACCGGGCATGGCGCCCTACTGCGCCTCCAAGGGCGCGGTCGTCGCGCTCACCCGCGCGCTGGCCGTGGAGCTGGACCGCGTGCGGGTCAACTGCGTGTGCCCGTCCGTGGTGGACACGCCGATGGCGCGGGCGGACCTCGGCGACGAGGCGATCGACCACGCCGACTTCCCCGTGCAGCGGGTGGAGGACGTGGCCCGGCAGGTGCTGTTCCTGGCGGGACCGCACGCGCGCCCGGTCAACGGCCAGGCGCTGCTGTCCGACTTCGGCTTCTCCGCGCGGTCGTCCTTCCCCGCCTGA
- a CDS encoding molybdenum cofactor biosynthesis F family protein, whose amino-acid sequence MTETATTLSDTSTWLPLDGLAPGFDENKAPTVGDLHGREVVLDGPDGPVLSARFAGNRIEWDHGADDCETFLVDDDLYFTQFHPHARPEEAVSLFLDLRAGRALVVVTTINDSGTPRVTQRFVTATVRGAEVSGEEAAPTRALIGRRAMWVYSAEHAYEHVYLSPHWYSWQCLSGPEKGLADTDENSVYQLRPGIYVFTWREKVIPCASVTVADHRDVQRLRSHGVLFGLDETGRTPTHFTFGAHGRLLSNTVHPREYDPALD is encoded by the coding sequence ATGACCGAGACCGCGACGACGCTGTCGGACACCTCGACCTGGCTGCCCCTGGACGGGCTCGCGCCGGGCTTCGACGAGAACAAGGCTCCGACCGTCGGTGACCTGCACGGGCGCGAGGTCGTGCTGGACGGACCGGACGGGCCGGTGCTCAGCGCGCGGTTCGCCGGCAACCGGATCGAGTGGGACCACGGCGCGGACGACTGCGAGACGTTCCTCGTCGACGACGACCTGTACTTCACGCAGTTCCACCCGCACGCCCGTCCGGAGGAAGCGGTCTCGCTGTTCCTGGACCTGCGCGCGGGCCGGGCGCTGGTCGTGGTCACCACCATCAACGACAGCGGCACCCCGCGCGTCACCCAGCGGTTCGTGACCGCGACGGTGCGCGGCGCGGAGGTGAGCGGCGAGGAGGCCGCGCCGACCCGCGCCCTGATCGGGCGGCGCGCCATGTGGGTCTACAGCGCCGAGCACGCCTACGAGCACGTCTACCTCAGCCCGCACTGGTACAGCTGGCAGTGCCTGTCCGGCCCCGAGAAGGGCCTGGCCGACACCGACGAGAACTCGGTCTACCAGCTGCGGCCGGGCATCTACGTGTTCACGTGGCGCGAGAAGGTCATCCCGTGCGCGTCGGTGACCGTCGCCGACCACCGCGACGTGCAGCGCCTGCGCTCGCACGGCGTGCTGTTCGGGCTGGACGAGACCGGCCGCACCCCGACGCACTTCACGTTCGGCGCGCACGGCCGCCTGCTGAGCAACACCGTCCACCCGCGGGAGTACGACCCGGCGCTCGACTGA
- a CDS encoding PPOX class F420-dependent oxidoreductase has product MSGLDDTVRARLLAPNFWHLATVNADGSPQVTPMWVDLEDDHVAFNTALGRVKVDNLRRDPRVSLSCVDGANPYDRVEVRGRAVRFVTGEEADRHIDHLARKYTGAERYEWRVPGERRVKVLVAPTRVRRVVGVEPFRPGVLPGR; this is encoded by the coding sequence GTGAGCGGACTCGACGACACCGTGCGGGCCAGGTTGCTCGCGCCGAACTTCTGGCACCTGGCCACCGTCAACGCGGACGGCTCGCCCCAGGTCACCCCGATGTGGGTGGACCTGGAGGACGACCACGTCGCGTTCAACACCGCGCTGGGCCGGGTGAAGGTGGACAACCTGCGCCGCGACCCGCGCGTCTCGTTGTCCTGTGTGGACGGTGCGAACCCGTACGACCGGGTGGAGGTGCGTGGCCGGGCGGTCCGGTTCGTCACCGGCGAGGAGGCCGACCGGCACATCGACCACCTGGCGCGCAAGTACACCGGGGCCGAGCGCTACGAGTGGCGCGTCCCCGGCGAACGGCGGGTCAAGGTGCTGGTGGCCCCGACCCGCGTCCGCCGCGTCGTGGGCGTCGAGCCGTTCCGCCCCGGCGTGCTGCCGGGGCGGTGA
- a CDS encoding alpha/beta hydrolase, producing MRFTSEQRLDDGVLEREFTLGEIPGILWTPASASAPVPLILLGHPPLGLRKMYPRLVARAQQAAADGFAAATIELPGSGDRPRWAAAEQARADLLRVTEAGEPVSDEIIDALILPLVDKAVPESQAALDVLLSLPEIGGPVGYSGGVISVGIRLVVVEPRIVAAGLFAGSFVPRSMFEEARQVTIPLHVLLQWDDEGNDRQAALDLFDAFGSKEKTLHANMGGHTGVPQFAGEDAARFFARHLR from the coding sequence ATGCGATTCACTTCTGAACAGCGCCTCGATGACGGCGTCCTCGAACGCGAATTCACCCTCGGCGAGATTCCCGGCATCTTGTGGACGCCCGCATCCGCATCCGCACCGGTCCCGCTGATCCTGCTCGGTCACCCCCCGCTCGGACTGCGCAAGATGTACCCCCGTCTGGTGGCGCGGGCCCAGCAGGCTGCGGCGGATGGCTTCGCTGCGGCCACCATCGAGCTTCCCGGCAGCGGTGACCGGCCCCGTTGGGCCGCCGCCGAGCAGGCTCGCGCCGACCTGCTCCGGGTCACGGAGGCCGGCGAGCCGGTCAGCGACGAGATCATCGACGCCCTCATCCTCCCGCTCGTCGACAAGGCGGTCCCGGAATCGCAGGCCGCCCTGGACGTCCTCCTGTCGCTGCCGGAAATCGGCGGCCCGGTCGGGTACTCGGGGGGAGTGATCTCCGTCGGCATCCGGCTTGTGGTGGTCGAGCCGCGCATCGTGGCCGCCGGGCTGTTCGCCGGGAGTTTCGTGCCTCGCAGCATGTTCGAGGAGGCCCGACAGGTCACCATTCCGCTGCACGTCCTGCTCCAGTGGGACGACGAAGGAAACGACCGGCAAGCGGCCCTGGACCTGTTCGACGCCTTCGGCTCCAAGGAAAAGACGCTGCACGCCAACATGGGCGGACACACCGGCGTCCCGCAGTTCGCGGGGGAGGACGCGGCCAGGTTCTTCGCCCGGCATCTGCGCTAG
- a CDS encoding helix-turn-helix domain-containing protein, whose protein sequence is MVVLASAGGNTVPAIARLVQADEDTIRQVSHRFNEMGMAGLDPRWAGGRPRLISSDDEQFIVETANNRPEALGRPFTRWSVRKLADYLASRAARPITIGRERLRQLLIKHRITFQRTKTWKESNDPQRDAQLARIDHVTNNVPQRVFAFDEVGPLVIHPQAGAGWARKRHPRRLPANYHKLHGVRQFHGCYSVGDDQLWGVVRR, encoded by the coding sequence ATGGTCGTGCTCGCCTCGGCCGGTGGCAACACCGTGCCGGCTATCGCTCGTCTCGTGCAGGCCGACGAGGACACAATCCGGCAGGTCAGCCACCGGTTCAACGAGATGGGCATGGCCGGCCTGGACCCTCGATGGGCGGGTGGCCGCCCCCGCCTGATCAGTAGCGACGACGAGCAGTTCATCGTCGAGACGGCCAACAACCGCCCCGAAGCCTTGGGGCGGCCGTTCACCCGGTGGAGCGTGCGCAAGCTCGCCGACTACCTCGCCTCGCGGGCCGCCCGCCCGATCACCATCGGGCGGGAACGGCTGCGGCAGCTGCTGATCAAACACAGGATCACGTTCCAGCGGACCAAGACCTGGAAGGAATCCAACGACCCGCAGCGCGACGCGCAACTCGCCCGCATCGACCATGTCACCAACAACGTCCCGCAGCGGGTGTTCGCGTTCGACGAGGTCGGGCCTCTCGTCATCCATCCGCAGGCTGGTGCCGGCTGGGCGCGCAAGAGGCATCCGCGACGGCTGCCGGCGAACTATCACAAGCTGCACGGTGTCCGGCAGTTCCACGGCTGTTACTCGGTCGGCGATGACCAGCTCTGGGGCGTCGTCCGGCGCTGA
- a CDS encoding IS5 family transposase (programmed frameshift) translates to MRRHELSDVEWAVLSRFLPVSGTAGRPRSDDRVVLNGIVWKLRTGSAWRDVPERYGSWQTLYTRFRRWALDGTFSRMLRAVQAESEAAGDLDWLVSVDSTIVRAHQHAAGGKRGHATTEAGDHALGRSRGGLSTKLHLACDGRGRPLGFVLSGGNTNDCTRFEQVMEAIRVPRIGPGRPRTRPDHVIADKGYSSRRIRAYLRGRGIRHTIPERVDQVNGRLNRGSRGGRPPAFDRRTYRLRNVVERCFNRLKQWRGLATRYDKTQESYQAAVTIASILLWI, encoded by the exons GTGCGTCGTCATGAGCTGTCGGATGTCGAGTGGGCTGTGCTGTCGCGGTTTCTGCCGGTTTCCGGGACCGCAGGAAGGCCCCGCTCGGACGACCGTGTGGTGCTGAACGGGATCGTGTGGAAGTTGCGGACCGGCTCGGCCTGGCGGGACGTGCCGGAGCGCTACGGCTCCTGGCAGACCCTTTACACCCGTTTCCGCAGGTGGGCGTTGGACGGGACGTTCTCGCGGATGCTGCGGGCGGTCCAGGCGGAGAGCGAGGCCGCCGGTGACCTGGACTGGTTGGTGTCGGTCGATTCCACGATCGTGCGGGCCCACCAGCACGCCGCCGGAGGCAAAAGGGGGCACGCGACGACG GAGGCGGGTGATCACGCCCTCGGTCGATCCCGCGGTGGGCTGAGCACCAAGCTCCACCTGGCCTGCGACGGGAGGGGCCGCCCGCTCGGATTCGTGCTGTCGGGCGGCAACACCAACGACTGCACCCGCTTCGAGCAGGTGATGGAGGCGATCCGTGTCCCCCGGATCGGGCCGGGCCGTCCGCGAACCCGCCCCGACCACGTGATCGCGGACAAGGGCTACAGCTCACGCAGGATTCGCGCCTACCTGCGAGGGCGGGGCATCCGGCACACGATCCCCGAGCGTGTCGACCAGGTCAACGGCCGCCTGAACCGCGGTTCGCGCGGTGGCCGCCCGCCCGCCTTCGACCGCCGCACCTACCGGCTGCGCAATGTGGTCGAACGCTGCTTCAACCGGCTCAAGCAGTGGCGCGGCCTGGCCACGCGCTACGACAAGACCCAAGAGTCCTACCAGGCCGCTGTCACCATCGCTTCGATCCTGCTCTGGATCTGA